The Desertibacillus haloalkaliphilus genome includes a window with the following:
- a CDS encoding aspartate aminotransferase family protein: MTDWKSLDQTYIMSTYNRLPIAIERGVGNHLYDVDGKAYLDLFTGLAVNILGHSHPAIVKTIKDQGEKFLHISNVFLNPPAITLAKTLVENSIPGKVFFVNSGAEATEAALKLIHKWKQTLESDRDGIVVLKKSFHGRTLGALKLTRQPNVYQDFPVTSTPVYEVDPGDLEQVEELFKTKKPLAILMEPVLGSGGIVPLEADYLQGIEKLCKEHQVLFGIDEIQTGIGRTGKLFAYQHSNITPDLILFAKGVGGGLPLGGLISGEKLANLFQPGDHGTTFAPSPLSAALGNTVLDVLLHEGQLQAGKEHADYLWGRLLHLKESYPALIEDIRGIGMMIGIATKETAANVKQFQKQMLDEGYLIDVTQQTIVRLLPPLTLTRAEIDDFIVAFEKNLNAIKKEVAK; the protein is encoded by the coding sequence ATGACTGACTGGAAAAGCCTCGATCAAACCTATATCATGTCGACGTACAACCGATTGCCGATTGCCATTGAACGTGGTGTCGGCAATCATTTGTATGATGTGGATGGTAAAGCTTACCTAGATTTATTTACAGGTTTAGCGGTCAATATTTTAGGGCATTCACATCCGGCAATTGTAAAAACAATTAAAGATCAAGGTGAGAAGTTTTTACACATATCTAATGTGTTTTTGAACCCTCCTGCGATTACATTAGCAAAAACGCTTGTTGAGAATTCAATTCCTGGCAAAGTGTTTTTTGTTAATTCAGGCGCAGAAGCAACCGAAGCGGCGTTAAAACTGATTCATAAATGGAAGCAAACGCTAGAGAGCGACCGTGATGGGATTGTCGTTTTAAAGAAGAGTTTCCACGGACGGACTTTAGGGGCACTTAAGCTAACCAGACAGCCAAATGTGTATCAAGACTTTCCGGTGACATCGACACCTGTCTATGAGGTGGACCCTGGTGATTTAGAGCAAGTCGAAGAGCTTTTTAAAACGAAAAAGCCATTAGCAATTTTGATGGAGCCTGTGCTCGGATCTGGTGGAATTGTTCCGCTAGAAGCAGATTACTTACAAGGGATTGAAAAGCTTTGTAAAGAGCATCAAGTCCTATTCGGGATTGACGAAATTCAAACAGGAATTGGTCGAACTGGAAAATTATTTGCTTATCAACATTCGAACATCACACCTGACTTGATTTTATTTGCCAAAGGCGTTGGTGGAGGCCTGCCATTAGGGGGATTGATCTCTGGTGAGAAACTTGCAAATCTGTTTCAGCCTGGTGACCACGGAACAACCTTTGCACCATCGCCGCTAAGTGCTGCACTTGGTAATACGGTCCTCGATGTCCTCTTACATGAAGGACAGTTGCAAGCTGGCAAGGAACATGCTGATTACTTATGGGGACGGTTGCTTCATCTTAAGGAAAGTTACCCAGCGCTAATCGAAGATATCCGGGGTATAGGAATGATGATTGGGATTGCAACGAAAGAAACAGCAGCAAACGTTAAACAATTCCAAAAGCAAATGTTAGATGAAGGGTACCTGATTGATGTCACGCAACAAACGATCGTGCGGCTGCTACCGCCGTTAACGTTAACGCGTGCAGAGATTGATGATTTCATAGTAGCCTTTGAAAAAAATTTAAATGCAATTAAAAAAGAGGTTGCCAAATGA
- the dapD gene encoding 2,3,4,5-tetrahydropyridine-2,6-dicarboxylate N-acetyltransferase, translating into MKMMDANEIISFISNSEKSTPVKVHIKGELEGLTFGESTKTFVTGNTGVLFGEWKEIEQALKENEAKIEDYVVENDRRNSAIPLLDMKNIQARIEPGAIIRDQVEIGKNAVIMMGASINIGSVVGEGTMIDMNVVMGGRATVGNNCHIGAGSVLAGVIEPPSAKPVIVEDDVVVGANCVILEGVTVGKGAVVAAGAIVTEDVPPNTVVAGTPARVIKEIDEQTKGKTEIKTELRRLNEDN; encoded by the coding sequence ATGAAAATGATGGATGCAAATGAAATTATCTCATTTATTTCAAATAGTGAAAAATCAACACCAGTAAAAGTACATATTAAAGGTGAATTAGAAGGACTTACCTTTGGTGAATCGACAAAGACGTTTGTAACTGGAAATACAGGTGTCCTTTTCGGTGAATGGAAAGAGATCGAACAAGCACTAAAAGAAAATGAAGCAAAAATTGAGGACTACGTCGTTGAGAATGATCGCCGTAACTCTGCCATTCCTTTGCTTGACATGAAGAACATTCAAGCACGTATTGAGCCTGGTGCGATTATTCGTGACCAAGTGGAAATTGGGAAAAATGCGGTCATCATGATGGGAGCATCAATCAACATCGGCTCTGTAGTTGGTGAAGGTACAATGATTGATATGAACGTTGTTATGGGGGGACGTGCAACAGTAGGAAACAATTGTCACATTGGTGCAGGGTCTGTCCTAGCAGGTGTGATTGAGCCACCATCAGCGAAGCCTGTTATTGTAGAAGATGACGTAGTTGTTGGAGCAAACTGTGTGATCCTTGAAGGAGTAACTGTTGGGAAAGGGGCAGTTGTTGCAGCCGGTGCGATTGTAACAGAAGATGTTCCTCCGAATACGGTTGTAGCAGGTACGCCAGCACGTGTCATTAAAGAAATTGATGAACAGACAAAAGGGAAGACAGAGATTAAAACAGAACTTCGTCGTTTGAATGAAGATAACTAA
- the rraA gene encoding ribonuclease E activity regulator RraA, translating into MSFHTADLCDDYRDELKLADPLFNQFGKKRNFSGPIVTVKVFEDNVLVKKALETIPSGSVLVVDGGASRRCALMGDNLAEIAVKRKLAGVIINGCIRDSGEINEMDIGVFALGTNPFKSIKEGKGYENLSVQFAGVDWSPGQYVYADEDGILLAERKLI; encoded by the coding sequence ATGAGTTTTCATACTGCCGATTTATGTGATGATTACCGTGATGAACTAAAGTTAGCTGATCCGCTCTTTAATCAATTTGGTAAGAAGAGAAATTTTTCTGGACCGATCGTAACAGTCAAAGTGTTTGAAGACAATGTTTTAGTAAAAAAAGCACTTGAAACGATTCCATCAGGAAGTGTACTTGTTGTAGATGGTGGGGCTTCACGTCGTTGCGCACTTATGGGAGATAACTTAGCTGAAATTGCAGTTAAGAGAAAGCTTGCTGGTGTGATCATTAATGGGTGTATACGAGATTCAGGAGAGATCAATGAGATGGACATCGGCGTCTTCGCCTTAGGGACAAACCCGTTTAAAAGTATAAAAGAAGGGAAAGGATACGAAAACCTGTCCGTACAATTTGCCGGAGTGGATTGGTCTCCTGGCCAATATGTTTATGCTGATGAAGATGGTATTTTGCTCGCTGAACGAAAATTAATCTAA
- the aceA gene encoding isocitrate lyase: protein MTNVNIQEEARKLQESWENDSRWNGIERPYSAEDVIRLRGSVQIEHTLARRGAEKLWTLINEEPFVNALGALTGGQAVQQVKAGLKAIYLSGWQVAADANLAGQMYPDQSLYPANSVPQVVKRINQSLQRADQIQHLEGEGDIDYFAPIVADAEAGFGGQLNVFELMKGMIEAGAAGVHFEDQLASEKKCGHLGGKVLIPTQTAVRNLTAARLAADVSGVPTLLVARTDADAADLITSDVDPTDHEFITGERTPEGFYRTNAGIDQAIARGLAYAPYADLIWCETSKPSLEEAQKFADAIHAKFPGKMLAYNCSPSFNWEANLDKDTIETYQVELGKMGYKFQFVTLAGFHALNHSMFELAHGYKTRGMGAYSELQQAEFASEAKGYSATRHQREVGTGYFDEVSQVVSGGTSSTTALKGSTEEAQFQK from the coding sequence ATGACAAACGTAAACATTCAAGAGGAAGCTAGAAAATTACAAGAAAGCTGGGAAAATGATTCACGCTGGAATGGCATCGAAAGACCATATTCAGCTGAAGATGTCATTCGCTTACGAGGCTCTGTTCAAATTGAACATACACTTGCTCGTCGTGGAGCGGAAAAGTTATGGACGTTAATTAATGAAGAACCATTTGTAAACGCACTAGGTGCCTTAACAGGTGGGCAAGCGGTACAACAAGTAAAAGCTGGCCTTAAGGCGATCTACTTAAGTGGCTGGCAAGTGGCGGCAGATGCAAACTTAGCTGGACAAATGTATCCTGACCAAAGCTTGTATCCTGCAAACAGTGTACCTCAAGTCGTAAAACGGATTAATCAATCATTACAACGTGCAGACCAAATTCAACACCTTGAAGGAGAAGGTGACATTGATTATTTTGCTCCGATCGTTGCTGATGCTGAAGCTGGATTCGGTGGTCAATTAAACGTATTCGAACTAATGAAAGGTATGATTGAAGCAGGCGCTGCTGGCGTTCACTTTGAAGATCAGCTGGCCTCTGAGAAAAAATGTGGTCACCTTGGTGGTAAAGTATTAATCCCAACGCAAACAGCGGTACGTAACTTAACGGCTGCTCGACTAGCTGCAGATGTAAGTGGTGTTCCAACGCTTCTAGTTGCAAGAACAGATGCGGATGCTGCTGACTTAATTACTTCAGATGTAGATCCGACAGATCACGAGTTTATTACAGGAGAGCGTACGCCAGAAGGATTCTATCGTACAAATGCTGGTATCGATCAAGCGATTGCACGTGGGTTAGCTTATGCGCCATATGCTGATTTAATCTGGTGTGAAACATCAAAACCAAGTCTTGAAGAAGCACAAAAATTTGCTGATGCGATTCATGCGAAATTCCCAGGCAAAATGCTTGCTTATAACTGCTCACCTTCATTTAACTGGGAAGCAAACCTTGATAAAGATACGATTGAAACATACCAAGTTGAACTTGGTAAAATGGGCTACAAGTTCCAATTCGTTACGCTTGCTGGTTTCCATGCTCTTAACCATAGCATGTTTGAACTTGCTCACGGCTACAAAACTCGTGGAATGGGTGCATACTCTGAGCTTCAACAAGCTGAGTTTGCTAGTGAAGCAAAAGGATATTCAGCAACACGTCACCAACGTGAAGTTGGTACAGGGTATTTTGATGAAGTTTCTCAAGTTGTTTCTGGTGGCACTTCTTCTACAACAGCACTTAAAGGTTCAACAGAAGAAGCGCAATTCCAAAAGTAA
- a CDS encoding acetylornithine deacetylase yields the protein MKQTIDPHQVQREVDNRKDELLELVQALVRYKTPSPPARNTVAAQTYIASYLEDLGFSIDKWDVYKGDPNVVGTLKGTEPDYYNSLIINGHIDVAEVDDSEGWNTDPFDPVIKDGNIYGRGTADMKAGKAASLFAIKLLKEAGVKLPGDLIYQSVIGEEVGEAGTLECCRRGYDADFAVVVDTSDCHIQGQGGVITGWITVQSPKTFHDATRRNMLHAGGSLFGASAIEKMMKIIEGLQSLEQHWAVTKSYPGFPAGMNTINPAVIEGGRHAAFIADKCSLWITVHFYPDENHEDIIKEIEEHVLNVAAADPWLREHPPTFDWGGQSMIEDRGEIFPSLAINNEWPGLKTLASSHQHSTGTLPTIGMSPTVTDGGWLAEAGIPTVIYGPGDLQNAHAVNEHVPIDQLLQFTKVMIQFIYEWCHTKKSKHN from the coding sequence ATGAAACAGACGATTGACCCCCATCAGGTTCAACGGGAAGTAGACAACAGAAAAGATGAACTACTTGAGCTCGTTCAGGCATTAGTGCGCTATAAAACACCAAGTCCACCCGCTCGCAACACTGTAGCTGCTCAAACATACATTGCCTCCTACCTAGAAGACCTCGGCTTCTCTATTGATAAATGGGATGTATACAAAGGAGATCCTAACGTAGTCGGAACATTAAAAGGGACAGAACCTGATTACTACAATAGCCTCATTATTAATGGTCATATCGATGTTGCTGAAGTTGATGATAGTGAAGGCTGGAACACTGACCCTTTCGATCCCGTGATTAAAGATGGCAACATCTATGGACGCGGAACTGCAGATATGAAGGCTGGAAAAGCCGCTTCGCTATTTGCGATTAAACTTCTTAAGGAAGCAGGTGTCAAACTGCCAGGGGATCTTATCTATCAATCTGTCATCGGCGAAGAAGTTGGAGAAGCAGGAACATTGGAATGTTGCCGCAGAGGTTATGATGCCGATTTTGCGGTTGTCGTCGACACATCTGACTGTCACATCCAAGGTCAAGGCGGTGTAATCACGGGATGGATTACTGTTCAAAGTCCGAAAACCTTTCACGATGCAACAAGAAGAAACATGCTTCATGCCGGCGGAAGCTTGTTTGGAGCAAGCGCGATTGAAAAGATGATGAAAATTATTGAAGGGTTACAATCGCTAGAACAGCATTGGGCGGTAACAAAATCATACCCAGGGTTCCCTGCTGGAATGAATACCATTAACCCAGCTGTCATTGAAGGTGGTAGGCATGCAGCATTTATTGCCGACAAGTGTTCCCTATGGATTACCGTCCACTTCTATCCTGATGAAAATCATGAGGACATTATTAAAGAAATTGAAGAGCATGTTTTGAACGTTGCCGCTGCTGATCCATGGCTACGCGAACACCCTCCGACATTTGATTGGGGTGGTCAATCAATGATTGAAGATCGCGGAGAGATCTTTCCTTCATTAGCGATTAATAACGAGTGGCCTGGGCTTAAAACACTTGCTTCATCACACCAACACTCAACAGGTACTTTACCAACTATTGGGATGTCACCTACTGTCACTGATGGCGGCTGGTTAGCTGAAGCCGGCATTCCGACTGTCATCTATGGGCCTGGTGATTTGCAGAACGCACACGCAGTTAATGAACATGTCCCGATTGACCAACTTCTTCAGTTTACAAAAGTAATGATTCAATTTATCTATGAGTGGTGTCATACAAAAAAATCTAAACATAATTAG
- the tenA gene encoding thiaminase II, with translation MKFSDRLHKSAETVWRKSHDHPFVQGIGHGTLDVDKFKFFMRQDYLYLIDYSRLFALGSLKAHDLKTMSTFAKLLDATLNIEMDLHREYAKRLGISKEELEETKAAPITLAYSGYMLNISQRGSLTDLIVAVLPCTWSYFEIGKELSKIPGASDHELYGEWVKMYASEDFEELAVWLIDLIDELTVGATEKELARLEEIFLTTSRYEYMFWDMSYKQEMWPTDE, from the coding sequence ATGAAATTTTCAGACCGACTACATAAAAGTGCAGAAACCGTATGGAGAAAGAGCCATGATCACCCCTTTGTCCAAGGCATCGGCCATGGTACTTTAGATGTTGACAAATTCAAATTTTTTATGCGTCAAGATTATCTTTATCTCATCGACTATTCTCGCTTGTTTGCCCTTGGTAGTTTAAAAGCACATGACCTTAAGACCATGTCGACATTTGCGAAATTACTTGATGCAACCTTAAATATTGAAATGGATCTTCACCGCGAATACGCGAAGAGACTTGGGATCAGTAAAGAAGAATTGGAAGAAACGAAGGCGGCACCCATAACACTTGCTTATAGCGGTTATATGTTAAACATCTCCCAACGCGGATCATTAACGGACTTAATCGTAGCCGTACTTCCCTGCACATGGAGCTATTTTGAAATTGGAAAAGAATTAAGTAAAATCCCTGGAGCTAGCGATCACGAGCTTTATGGTGAATGGGTAAAGATGTACGCTTCAGAAGATTTCGAAGAATTAGCCGTGTGGTTAATTGATTTAATTGATGAATTAACAGTAGGTGCAACTGAAAAAGAACTTGCTAGACTCGAAGAGATCTTTTTAACAACAAGTCGCTATGAATATATGTTTTGGGATATGTCTTATAAACAAGAAATGTGGCCAACAGATGAGTAA
- a CDS encoding ABC transporter ATP-binding protein → MSKQALAFENVSFSYEPQQKQTSSLVLDSLALSVNEGEFISLLGPSGSGKSTIFRLITGLEQPTAGTISLHNEVSSNRLGKVGYMPQQDLLLEWRTILENATLPLELKGTNKKEAKQLAKQHLQDFGLNGYENHYPQALSGGMRQRVSFLRAMLSGSNILLLDEPFSALDAMTRLTMQEWLLEQWEKTKKTIIFITHDVDEALLLSDRIFLFSARPISSYEEIHVPLKRPRTIEKMSEPTMVELKRELLQQLRKQVKL, encoded by the coding sequence ATGAGTAAACAGGCTCTTGCGTTTGAGAACGTATCATTCTCTTACGAACCACAGCAAAAACAAACCTCTTCCCTAGTTCTCGATTCACTTGCACTTTCAGTTAATGAAGGTGAATTTATTAGCTTGCTTGGTCCAAGTGGCTCTGGGAAAAGTACGATTTTTCGGTTAATTACAGGCCTTGAACAACCTACTGCTGGTACAATCTCGCTTCATAATGAGGTTTCATCAAACCGCTTAGGAAAAGTCGGTTATATGCCACAACAGGACCTACTGCTTGAGTGGCGAACGATCTTAGAAAATGCTACCTTACCACTCGAACTAAAAGGCACAAATAAAAAAGAAGCAAAACAGCTAGCCAAACAACATTTACAAGATTTTGGGCTTAATGGCTATGAAAATCATTATCCACAAGCTCTATCAGGAGGGATGAGACAGCGTGTCTCTTTTCTACGTGCGATGCTAAGTGGTAGCAACATACTGCTACTTGACGAACCATTTAGTGCACTAGATGCGATGACCCGCTTAACCATGCAAGAATGGCTGCTTGAACAATGGGAAAAGACAAAGAAAACCATTATCTTCATTACTCATGATGTTGATGAAGCATTATTGCTATCTGATCGTATATTCCTCTTCTCCGCTCGACCCATTTCAAGCTATGAAGAGATACACGTCCCACTAAAGCGACCACGAACAATCGAAAAAATGAGCGAGCCGACTATGGTTGAATTAAAGCGGGAATTGTTGCAGCAACTACGAAAACAGGTGAAATTATGA
- a CDS encoding ABC transporter permease yields the protein MMKPLQNYWLSIILVLVLITLWEISASIYDKTYILPTPSAILEKMIELNDVLLFVHLPATLQVIVIGLLISIVFGVSLAVWMNQSTLAEKTFFPIVIASQTIPIIALAPIFALWFGYSIWSKVVVTILITFFPITVSTFDGLRSTSKDVTELLKTMGATKKQIFLKVQVPSTLPYFFSGLKIAVTLSVIGAAIGEWLGANAGLGYFSRRMMTQFDGAGVFAPIVWLSILGIGLFLLVKALEKITLKWRKHS from the coding sequence ATTATGAAACCACTTCAAAATTATTGGCTCTCAATCATTCTCGTACTCGTACTTATTACGCTATGGGAGATTAGTGCTAGCATCTATGATAAAACCTATATTCTACCGACACCTAGTGCAATCCTTGAAAAAATGATTGAATTAAATGATGTGCTATTATTCGTTCATCTACCGGCAACCTTACAAGTGATTGTGATCGGTCTATTGATCTCGATTGTCTTTGGCGTCTCCCTCGCTGTTTGGATGAACCAAAGCACGCTCGCTGAAAAAACATTTTTTCCGATCGTTATCGCATCGCAGACGATACCAATTATCGCACTTGCTCCGATTTTCGCACTATGGTTTGGGTATTCCATCTGGAGTAAAGTCGTTGTCACCATTTTGATTACCTTTTTTCCAATTACGGTCAGCACCTTTGATGGACTGCGTTCGACAAGCAAAGATGTCACGGAACTTTTGAAAACAATGGGAGCAACGAAAAAACAAATCTTTCTAAAAGTTCAAGTTCCATCAACCCTCCCCTATTTTTTCTCGGGATTAAAAATTGCGGTCACCTTAAGCGTCATCGGTGCAGCGATCGGTGAATGGCTTGGGGCTAACGCAGGGCTTGGTTACTTTAGTCGCAGGATGATGACCCAATTTGATGGAGCTGGTGTTTTTGCACCGATTGTTTGGTTATCGATCTTAGGGATTGGATTATTTTTACTAGTAAAAGCTTTAGAAAAAATCACCTTAAAATGGAGGAAACATTCATGA
- a CDS encoding ABC transporter substrate-binding protein gives MKKLSTFLFSLSLVLGLTACGGDETDNEAVEPNLDNDNESTETSQNEASELSELEIMLDWYPNAVHSYIYTALEEGYFEDEGLDVSVVFPANPTDPINLAASGGVTLGITYQPDVIMARATDVPVVSIASIVRSPLNHMMVLAESDIKSPADLEGKQVGYPGIPVNEPLLKTMVETDGGNFEDVEMIDVGFELGAAIVSERVDAVVGTYINHEFPVLEHQGHDIRYFNPVDFGVPEFYELVIVTNEDTLEDEKENIEAFWRAATRGYEFMKENSEESLNILFDNQDQANFPLVREVEEQSIEILLDMMETDTEPFGSQTKDSWQETIDWLSDAGLIEDEPNVDDIFINLD, from the coding sequence ATGAAAAAACTATCAACCTTTTTATTTTCTCTCTCACTTGTCCTTGGTCTAACAGCTTGCGGGGGAGACGAAACGGATAACGAAGCCGTCGAACCAAATCTTGACAATGATAACGAATCGACTGAAACGTCGCAAAATGAAGCTAGTGAATTAAGCGAGCTTGAAATCATGTTAGACTGGTATCCAAACGCCGTTCATTCCTATATCTACACGGCACTTGAAGAAGGTTATTTTGAAGATGAAGGGCTTGACGTATCGGTCGTCTTCCCCGCTAACCCGACTGATCCAATTAATTTGGCTGCCTCGGGCGGTGTCACATTAGGAATTACGTATCAACCAGATGTGATCATGGCACGCGCGACCGACGTTCCTGTGGTCTCGATTGCATCAATTGTACGGTCACCATTAAACCATATGATGGTATTAGCTGAAAGTGACATCAAGTCTCCTGCCGATCTTGAAGGAAAACAAGTCGGATACCCTGGTATTCCTGTCAATGAACCACTTCTAAAAACGATGGTGGAAACAGATGGTGGAAACTTTGAAGACGTAGAAATGATTGATGTTGGCTTTGAACTCGGGGCTGCGATTGTGAGCGAACGCGTCGATGCTGTTGTTGGTACATATATCAACCACGAGTTTCCAGTGCTTGAACACCAAGGCCATGACATTCGCTATTTTAATCCTGTTGATTTTGGTGTTCCTGAGTTTTATGAGTTAGTAATCGTCACAAATGAAGATACACTTGAGGACGAAAAAGAAAATATTGAGGCCTTTTGGCGAGCAGCAACAAGAGGCTATGAATTTATGAAAGAGAACTCAGAAGAAAGCTTGAACATTCTCTTCGACAACCAAGATCAAGCAAACTTCCCACTCGTTCGAGAGGTTGAAGAGCAAAGTATCGAAATTTTACTAGACATGATGGAGACGGATACTGAACCGTTCGGAAGTCAAACAAAAGATTCATGGCAAGAAACCATTGATTGGTTAAGTGACGCAGGGCTTATTGAAGACGAGCCAAACGTTGATGACATATTTATTAATCTAGATTAA
- a CDS encoding DUF2621 family protein — translation MNWNEDAKAFLEELVEPIPVFVRPMAKKGIEKKITELAEGDEITKEDVIRGYILGSTGKMQQKAIETLKSKDIDLTPYEDLLP, via the coding sequence ATGAACTGGAATGAAGATGCTAAAGCATTTTTAGAAGAGTTAGTCGAACCGATCCCTGTATTCGTTCGTCCAATGGCAAAAAAGGGGATCGAAAAGAAAATCACCGAACTTGCAGAAGGTGACGAGATCACAAAAGAAGATGTTATCCGTGGATACATACTAGGCTCAACAGGGAAGATGCAACAAAAAGCGATCGAAACATTAAAAAGCAAAGACATCGACCTAACACCATACGAAGACCTACTTCCATAA
- a CDS encoding MFS transporter: MIELQTKQFWRATIALGIASFVIFANVYYAQPLLPVFTDEFALSPAVSSLSVSLVLFSLGVSFFFYSALSDAIGRKKIIVIAMIISSVVTVSIAFVPNFEMLLVLRVLQGVALAGIPTVAMAYIGEEFAARALTLAIGIHISANSIGGMSGRMVSGMVTDWYDWRIAFLVMGVLSLVALVAFMLLLPSSKHFKRKSFDWKSAVTEYKLHLKNRTLRLAYLVGGLHFFIFVGIYNFITYLLSGDPFYVSTTILGFLFITYLAGTFSSTLAGKVSQKLLQSHCIGIGILIMVVSTLLTLVSNLWVIVLGLLGLSFGFFFAHSCSSAWVSKYAQFGKASASGLYLTSYYFGGSLGSFYLSIFWNIGHWAGVVIGAILILAITSYLMLQMIKVEKHAVEVEKGSGTVLAR, translated from the coding sequence ATGATTGAGTTACAAACGAAACAGTTTTGGCGGGCAACGATTGCTTTGGGTATTGCTTCTTTTGTCATTTTTGCTAATGTTTATTACGCTCAACCGTTGTTACCGGTGTTCACAGATGAATTTGCGTTATCGCCTGCTGTTTCAAGTTTATCGGTGTCATTAGTACTTTTTTCATTAGGTGTTAGTTTCTTTTTTTATAGTGCATTATCTGACGCCATTGGTAGGAAGAAAATCATCGTCATTGCGATGATCATCTCTTCGGTCGTCACTGTTTCAATTGCGTTTGTTCCTAATTTTGAAATGTTACTAGTTCTCCGGGTCTTGCAAGGAGTTGCCCTAGCGGGAATTCCGACAGTGGCAATGGCTTATATTGGGGAAGAGTTTGCCGCGCGTGCCTTAACACTTGCAATTGGGATCCATATTAGTGCTAATAGCATCGGTGGAATGAGTGGGAGAATGGTTAGTGGTATGGTCACGGATTGGTATGATTGGCGGATTGCTTTCTTAGTGATGGGAGTTTTAAGTTTAGTCGCTTTAGTAGCATTTATGCTGCTGTTACCGTCATCTAAGCATTTCAAGCGGAAATCGTTTGATTGGAAATCGGCTGTAACTGAATATAAACTTCATTTAAAAAACCGAACATTACGGTTGGCATACCTTGTCGGAGGTCTTCATTTTTTTATTTTTGTTGGCATTTATAATTTCATCACGTACTTATTGAGTGGGGACCCTTTTTACGTGTCAACAACGATTTTAGGTTTTCTATTTATTACTTATCTTGCAGGTACGTTCAGTTCAACACTGGCTGGCAAAGTCTCACAAAAGCTACTGCAGTCTCATTGTATCGGGATTGGAATTTTAATTATGGTTGTCAGTACACTGTTGACACTCGTTTCAAACCTTTGGGTCATTGTACTCGGTTTGCTCGGTCTAAGTTTTGGCTTCTTTTTTGCTCATTCCTGTTCGAGTGCTTGGGTTAGTAAATATGCTCAATTTGGGAAAGCTAGCGCATCTGGTCTTTATCTGACATCCTACTATTTTGGGGGGAGTCTTGGTAGTTTTTATTTAAGTATTTTTTGGAATATTGGTCATTGGGCTGGGGTTGTCATTGGTGCGATCCTCATCTTAGCTATTACTTCGTATTTGATGTTGCAAATGATCAAAGTTGAGAAGCATGCGGTTGAGGTTGAAAAGGGAAGCGGAACAGTGCTTGCTCGTTAA
- a CDS encoding LysR family transcriptional regulator → MEFRQLQFFLEVAKQESFTKAAKEQLVAQPAISKSIQNLENELGVYLFNRRDKRVVLTTEGKRFLSHAKAIQEQVEAAKLEMEEFRGFEKGEVTIGLPSMAGSYFFPNIIVDFKSIYPHLSLSIVEAGTKKIQAMIEEGEIDMGVIIIDEHTPHTLELLPFLSEEMVVCVPVTHKLANQATMTYEQLANEPLVLFKEGYYQRDIISEAGKKSNITPTVSLETNQISLTKSLTRKGLGITLFLKMVISDDDDLVPVSLDPPRFLQLGLAWKKRSYLSKANQAFIDFLMEQTNQ, encoded by the coding sequence ATGGAGTTCAGACAGTTACAGTTCTTTTTAGAAGTGGCTAAACAAGAAAGCTTTACGAAAGCAGCGAAAGAACAATTAGTTGCACAACCAGCAATTAGCAAATCGATTCAAAACCTCGAAAATGAGTTGGGTGTATATTTATTTAATCGTCGAGATAAAAGGGTTGTATTAACTACTGAAGGCAAGCGGTTCCTTTCACATGCAAAGGCCATACAGGAGCAGGTAGAGGCAGCAAAATTAGAAATGGAGGAGTTTCGTGGATTCGAAAAAGGGGAAGTGACGATTGGACTCCCCTCCATGGCAGGCTCTTATTTTTTCCCAAACATTATCGTAGATTTCAAATCCATTTACCCACACCTTAGTCTGTCTATCGTCGAAGCAGGAACCAAAAAAATTCAGGCAATGATCGAAGAGGGGGAAATTGATATGGGGGTTATAATCATTGATGAGCACACACCACACACACTTGAACTCCTCCCTTTTTTAAGCGAAGAGATGGTCGTCTGCGTCCCTGTCACACATAAACTAGCCAATCAAGCGACAATGACCTATGAACAACTAGCAAATGAACCTCTCGTGCTCTTTAAAGAAGGGTACTATCAACGTGACATAATTTCTGAGGCAGGTAAAAAATCGAATATCACACCAACCGTCAGCCTCGAAACAAACCAAATTTCACTCACGAAGTCGTTAACGAGGAAAGGACTCGGGATTACTCTTTTCTTAAAAATGGTCATTAGTGATGACGACGATCTTGTTCCCGTTTCCCTCGACCCTCCACGTTTTTTACAGTTGGGACTTGCTTGGAAAAAGAGATCTTACCTTTCGAAAGCGAATCAAGCGTTTATCGATTTTTTAATGGAACAAACCAATCAATAA